One genomic window of Malaciobacter molluscorum LMG 25693 includes the following:
- a CDS encoding HAD-IIA family hydrolase — MFFIDVQGTLIDDINKKPIDGAYEFIDNLNEENIPYVVITNNTKKLSSDFLKFLQDLGFNITEKNYIDPFVILKDIAKNKKVAAFGQESFPKVLTQMGYELEYENPQTLMVSISKDYTNEDYSQMIECALKTDDLIGMHETSIYSKEGSRYPGVGAIMSMIKFAVNKDYKVVGKPSFNFYNEAKKLLGTNDFKNITIISDDMMGDLVGAKKLGMKAILVLSGKIKDANEVIPTLKEEEKPEYICKNMREVLQLLIKEKI, encoded by the coding sequence ATGTTTTTCATAGATGTACAAGGTACTTTAATTGATGATATAAATAAAAAGCCAATTGATGGTGCATATGAATTTATAGATAATTTAAATGAAGAAAATATACCTTATGTAGTAATTACAAATAATACTAAAAAATTAAGTAGTGATTTTTTAAAATTTTTACAAGATTTAGGATTTAATATAACTGAAAAAAATTATATTGATCCTTTTGTGATTTTAAAAGATATAGCAAAAAATAAAAAAGTTGCTGCTTTTGGACAAGAGAGTTTTCCAAAAGTTTTAACTCAAATGGGTTATGAACTTGAATATGAAAATCCTCAAACACTAATGGTTTCTATTAGTAAGGATTATACAAATGAAGATTACTCTCAAATGATAGAATGTGCTTTAAAAACTGATGATTTAATTGGTATGCATGAAACATCAATTTACTCTAAAGAAGGCTCTAGATACCCAGGTGTTGGAGCTATTATGAGTATGATAAAATTTGCAGTAAATAAAGATTATAAAGTTGTTGGAAAACCAAGTTTTAATTTTTATAACGAAGCAAAAAAACTTTTAGGAACTAATGATTTTAAAAATATTACAATTATAAGTGACGATATGATGGGAGATTTAGTTGGAGCAAAAAAACTTGGAATGAAAGCTATATTGGTTCTAAGTGGAAAAATAAAAGATGCGAATGAAGTAATACCAACATTGAAAGAGGAAGAAAAACCAGAATATATCTGTAAAAATATGAGAGAAGTTTTACAGTTGTTAATTAAGGAAAAAATATGA
- the pheA gene encoding chorismate mutase, producing the protein MSEEGLKNLRDQLDKIDNDLLELINKRMDIVYQVGVVKAHSGGSIYRPEREKQIIERLTKMNEGRLNKSAIEALFLEIFAISRNIELPENIAFLGPEGSFTHQAAETRFGAMSSYLPIGSIKGVFREVNTKKARFGVVPIENSSNGIVSDTINCLTKYNLKIIAEVILDIHHTLATTCDRVKDIKRIYSKDIAFEQCRKFLENVGLDEVEHIPVESTTKAAKYALKEKGSAAICSHVGAKLYNLPILFENIEDKDNNRTRFFIVSDFENAKSGNDKTSILVKFENKKGILVEFLTDFDKAGVNLTKIKSHIIEGHSIFFIDFDGHKEDEHIQKIFDKYKDNIKFLGSYVKEADDI; encoded by the coding sequence ATGAGTGAAGAGGGATTAAAGAACTTAAGAGATCAATTAGACAAAATTGATAATGATTTACTAGAATTAATTAATAAAAGAATGGATATTGTTTACCAAGTTGGAGTAGTAAAAGCGCATAGTGGTGGATCAATTTATAGACCTGAAAGGGAAAAACAAATAATTGAAAGACTAACTAAAATGAATGAAGGAAGATTAAATAAAAGTGCAATTGAAGCACTATTTTTAGAAATATTTGCAATTTCAAGAAATATTGAACTTCCAGAAAATATAGCATTTTTAGGACCAGAGGGAAGTTTTACTCATCAAGCAGCTGAGACAAGATTTGGAGCTATGAGTTCATATTTACCTATAGGCTCAATAAAAGGTGTTTTTAGAGAAGTAAATACAAAAAAAGCAAGATTTGGTGTTGTTCCAATAGAAAATTCATCAAATGGAATTGTTAGTGATACTATTAATTGTTTAACTAAATATAATTTAAAAATTATCGCAGAAGTTATTCTTGATATTCATCATACTTTAGCAACTACTTGTGATAGAGTAAAAGATATTAAAAGAATTTATTCTAAAGATATTGCTTTTGAACAATGTAGAAAGTTTTTAGAAAATGTTGGGCTTGATGAAGTTGAACATATTCCTGTTGAATCAACTACTAAAGCTGCTAAATATGCGTTAAAAGAAAAAGGAAGTGCAGCTATTTGTTCTCATGTTGGAGCAAAATTATATAATCTTCCAATTTTATTTGAGAATATTGAAGATAAAGATAATAATAGAACAAGGTTTTTTATTGTTAGTGATTTTGAGAATGCCAAAAGTGGAAATGATAAAACATCTATTTTGGTAAAATTTGAAAATAAAAAGGGTATTCTTGTTGAGTTCTTAACAGATTTTGATAAAGCTGGCGTAAACTTAACAAAAATTAAATCCCATATTATTGAAGGTCATTCTATATTCTTTATTGATTTTGATGGACATAAAGAAGATGAACATATTCAGAAAATATTTGATAAATATAAAGATAATATTAAATTCTTAGGATCATATGTAAAAGAAGCTGATGATATCTAA
- the hisC gene encoding histidinol-phosphate transaminase, whose translation MKFNKVLDDVKIYEAGKPIELVVREYGVDPKDIIKLASNENPYGTSPKVIKRIQEISQNMYMYPDDSMFQLKESLANKYNVESSNIIIGSGSDQILEFAIHAKCNKNSKILMAKTTFAMYEIYGKQTGATIIKTEDAQHNLEQFSKLYKEHNPEMVFLCLPNNPLGECLDTKDVYEFLKEIDSETLVIIDGAYSEYAKYKDENKKIIVDDLISKFPNVLYLGTFSKAYALGGMRVGYGIGKKDIIQNLYKLRPPFNITTLSLAAAIEALNDEEFVKECIAKNFEEMKRYEDYAEQKGFEYIPSYTNFITIKFDDKYISSEVAQNLLQRGIIVRDLTSYSMNAIRITIGKKEQNTKVFKQLDEVLDILK comes from the coding sequence ATGAAATTTAATAAAGTATTAGATGATGTTAAAATTTATGAGGCTGGTAAACCAATTGAATTAGTTGTAAGAGAATATGGCGTGGATCCTAAAGATATTATTAAACTTGCATCAAATGAAAATCCATATGGAACTTCACCAAAAGTAATAAAAAGAATTCAAGAAATTTCTCAAAATATGTATATGTATCCTGATGATTCAATGTTTCAATTAAAAGAATCATTAGCAAATAAATATAATGTGGAGAGCTCTAATATAATTATTGGTTCAGGAAGTGATCAAATTTTAGAGTTTGCAATTCATGCAAAATGTAATAAAAATTCTAAAATATTGATGGCAAAAACTACATTTGCCATGTATGAAATTTATGGAAAACAAACGGGTGCAACGATTATAAAAACTGAAGATGCACAACATAACTTAGAACAATTTAGTAAATTATATAAAGAACATAACCCTGAGATGGTATTTTTATGTTTACCAAATAACCCTTTAGGTGAGTGCTTAGATACTAAAGATGTGTATGAGTTTTTAAAAGAGATTGATAGTGAAACATTAGTAATAATAGATGGTGCATATAGTGAATATGCTAAATATAAAGATGAAAACAAAAAAATTATTGTAGATGATTTAATTTCAAAATTTCCTAATGTTTTATATTTAGGTACATTTTCAAAAGCTTATGCATTGGGTGGGATGAGAGTAGGTTATGGAATTGGGAAAAAAGATATTATTCAAAATCTTTATAAGTTAAGACCACCATTTAATATTACTACTTTATCTTTAGCAGCTGCTATTGAAGCTTTAAATGATGAAGAGTTTGTAAAAGAGTGTATTGCTAAAAATTTTGAAGAGATGAAAAGATATGAAGATTATGCAGAACAAAAAGGTTTTGAATATATTCCAAGTTATACAAATTTTATTACAATAAAATTTGATGATAAGTATATTTCGTCTGAAGTTGCACAAAATTTACTTCAAAGAGGTATAATTGTAAGAGATTTAACAAGTTACTCAATGAATGCAATAAGAATAACTATTGGTAAAAAAGAGCAAAATACTAAAGTATTTAAACAATTAGATGAAGTATTAGATATTTTAAAATAG